A genome region from Micromonospora peucetia includes the following:
- a CDS encoding winged helix-turn-helix domain-containing protein, whose protein sequence is MGVALRDARRSVTSWCRRHTIGGDGAVAAVRRGQRQGEPGTLSREQELELIDVLRGVHPDQLGLDEELWTRQSLHALIQRRFELPMDAGAVGAYLRAWGLGPREPRERACGLCVGAVERWVRSEYPAITRAGQEHLAEVYWIGRVRLRGTMPAADIISAVSSRGRVRFMITTPSVDPPLPRDFVLRLSGEEQRTVHLIVDGSWPRNEWPRRLPRRIVLHPLPSCGRAVAA, encoded by the coding sequence GTGGGGGTTGCACTGAGAGACGCACGGCGTTCGGTCACCAGTTGGTGCCGGCGCCACACCATCGGCGGTGACGGGGCGGTGGCAGCCGTCCGTCGCGGACAGCGGCAGGGCGAGCCGGGAACGCTCAGCCGCGAACAGGAACTCGAACTCATCGACGTCCTGCGGGGCGTCCACCCCGACCAGTTGGGCCTGGACGAGGAACTGTGGACGCGACAGAGCCTGCACGCCCTAATCCAGCGCCGCTTCGAACTGCCGATGGACGCCGGGGCGGTCGGGGCGTACCTGCGGGCCTGGGGGTTGGGTCCGCGGGAGCCCCGGGAGCGAGCCTGCGGGCTGTGCGTCGGCGCGGTGGAGCGCTGGGTGCGCAGCGAGTACCCGGCCATCACCAGGGCCGGGCAGGAGCACCTCGCCGAGGTCTACTGGATCGGTCGGGTACGCCTGCGCGGCACGATGCCGGCGGCGGACATCATCTCCGCCGTCTCGTCCCGTGGCCGGGTACGCTTCATGATCACCACGCCGTCGGTCGACCCTCCCCTCCCCCGCGACTTCGTGCTGCGGCTCAGCGGCGAGGAACAGCGGACCGTCCACCTGATCGTCGACGGCTCCTGGCCCCGCAACGAGTGGCCCCGGCGCCTGCCCCGCCGCATCGTGCTGCACCCACTGCCCAGCTGCGGCCGCGCCGTCGCCGCCTGA